From the Rhodoferax mekongensis genome, one window contains:
- a CDS encoding molybdopterin-dependent oxidoreductase produces the protein MSETNHPVHTHHRICPLCEACCGLEIKVQDQKVISIRGHEADVLSRGYICPKAIALKDLHEDPDRLRTPLIKRNGKHEPATWDEAFAEIEKRLPPLMAAHGKHAVAMAVGNPSAHKIGLLTYFGKLARAIGSRNVFSASTLDQMPKQLASGLMFGHWLSTALPDISRTDLLVVIGANPLASNGSMWTVPDFKGKAKALQARGGQLIVIDPRRTETAAVADAHHFIRPGADVFLLAAMVQVLFAENLVNLGRVAPWVQGTEEVRAAVAGFTPEAAASRCGMPADTIRSLARQIASTPKAAVYARIGTCTQLYGTLASWLVDVLNTLTGHLDMEGGMLFAKSAAFASNTMGKPGIGKGVSTGRHHARVSGAPEVYGELPITCMAEEIETPGEGQVRALITVATNPVLSSPDGPRLAKALDSLDFMVSLDIYLNETTRHADVILPGLSPLEDLHYDVAFPQLSWRNHARYSAPVLLRPEGQPEEWQTLLKLTAIVQGQGARQDANLLDDQQFADDANRLFGPHAAAVIAATGSLRGPQRGLDVALRSGPYGDQFGLKPEGLNLKKVMAASDSGGIDLGELQPRIPEMLRTPSGKVELAPPLLLQDLERAAQDLRAPAPDLVIIGRRDVRTNNSWMHNLPTLTKGPFRCTALIHPDDAVRFGVQDGGMATLRNGHRSVQAQVQVSSDMMPGVVSLPHGWGHNLPGAQLRVAAERPGANINALLDDQLRDPLSGNAVLGGVAITMEAA, from the coding sequence ATGAGCGAGACAAACCACCCCGTGCACACCCACCACCGTATCTGCCCTCTGTGCGAGGCCTGCTGCGGGCTGGAAATCAAGGTCCAGGACCAGAAGGTCATCAGCATCCGCGGGCACGAGGCCGATGTGCTGAGCCGCGGCTATATCTGCCCCAAGGCGATTGCCCTCAAAGACCTGCATGAAGACCCGGACCGGCTGCGCACTCCGCTGATCAAGCGCAACGGCAAACACGAACCCGCGACCTGGGACGAGGCCTTTGCCGAGATTGAGAAGCGCCTGCCGCCGCTCATGGCCGCGCACGGCAAGCACGCTGTGGCCATGGCCGTGGGCAACCCGTCTGCCCACAAGATCGGCCTGCTCACCTACTTCGGAAAGCTGGCGCGCGCCATCGGCAGCCGCAACGTGTTTTCCGCCTCCACCCTGGATCAGATGCCCAAGCAACTGGCCAGCGGCCTGATGTTCGGCCACTGGCTCTCCACCGCCCTGCCCGACATCAGCCGCACCGATTTGCTGGTGGTGATTGGCGCTAACCCGCTGGCCAGCAACGGCAGCATGTGGACCGTGCCCGACTTCAAGGGCAAGGCCAAAGCGCTGCAGGCCCGGGGCGGTCAGCTCATCGTGATCGACCCGCGCCGCACAGAAACAGCCGCCGTGGCCGACGCGCACCACTTCATCCGCCCGGGGGCCGACGTGTTTTTGCTGGCGGCCATGGTACAGGTGCTGTTTGCCGAAAACCTGGTGAACCTGGGACGCGTGGCGCCATGGGTGCAAGGCACCGAAGAGGTTCGCGCAGCGGTCGCCGGCTTCACGCCGGAAGCTGCGGCGTCTCGTTGCGGCATGCCGGCCGACACCATCCGCAGCCTGGCGCGCCAGATTGCCAGCACGCCCAAGGCGGCGGTGTATGCCCGCATTGGCACCTGCACCCAGCTGTACGGCACGCTGGCCAGCTGGCTGGTGGATGTGCTCAACACCCTGACCGGCCACCTGGACATGGAAGGCGGCATGCTGTTCGCCAAGTCTGCCGCTTTTGCCAGCAACACCATGGGCAAACCCGGCATTGGCAAAGGCGTGAGCACAGGCCGCCACCATGCCCGCGTGAGCGGCGCACCCGAGGTGTATGGCGAACTGCCCATCACCTGCATGGCCGAAGAGATCGAAACACCCGGTGAGGGCCAGGTGCGTGCACTGATTACCGTGGCTACCAACCCGGTACTCTCCAGCCCGGACGGCCCGCGCCTTGCCAAAGCGTTGGACTCGCTGGACTTCATGGTCAGCCTGGACATCTACCTGAACGAAACCACCCGCCATGCGGATGTGATCCTGCCCGGCCTCTCGCCGCTCGAAGACTTGCACTACGACGTGGCTTTCCCCCAACTCTCGTGGCGCAACCACGCGCGCTACAGCGCACCCGTGTTGCTCCGCCCCGAAGGCCAGCCCGAAGAGTGGCAAACCCTGCTCAAGCTGACCGCCATCGTGCAAGGCCAGGGCGCCCGGCAGGACGCCAACCTGCTCGACGACCAGCAGTTTGCCGATGACGCTAACCGCCTGTTCGGCCCCCATGCCGCTGCTGTGATCGCAGCAACCGGCAGCTTGCGCGGCCCCCAGCGCGGGCTGGACGTGGCACTGCGCAGCGGCCCCTACGGCGACCAGTTCGGCCTGAAACCTGAAGGTTTGAATCTGAAAAAGGTCATGGCCGCCAGCGACAGCGGTGGCATTGACCTGGGCGAGCTGCAACCTCGCATTCCCGAAATGCTGCGCACCCCCAGCGGCAAAGTGGAGCTCGCGCCTCCGCTCTTGCTACAAGATTTGGAGCGCGCCGCGCAGGATCTGCGGGCGCCAGCACCCGATTTGGTCATCATCGGCCGGCGGGATGTGCGCACCAACAACAGCTGGATGCACAACCTGCCCACGCTGACCAAAGGTCCTTTCCGCTGCACGGCGCTGATCCACCCTGACGATGCTGTGCGCTTCGGAGTGCAAGACGGCGGCATGGCCACCCTGCGCAACGGGCACCGCAGTGTGCAGGCGCAAGTGCAGGTCAGCAGCGACATGATGCCCGGCGTGGTCAGCCTGCCGCACGGCTGGGGCCACAACCTGCCGGGCGCGCAGCTGCGGGTAGCGGCGGAGCGCCCGGGCGCCAACATCAATGCCTTGCTCGATGACCAACTGCGCGACCCGCTGTCGGGCAACGCCGTGCTGGGCGGCGTGGCCATCACCATGGAAGCTGCATGA
- a CDS encoding substrate-binding periplasmic protein codes for MRIALRLATACLVMSLTLAAHALTFRAASDPYPPYGDPKHPDGGLGIEIIRAAFKTQGHDMTMEYVPWARAEAGVKNGTYDILPFTWRTDAREKVLLFSAPFAVGHVRFIKRKGDPFNFQGMESLEGKRIGVIQGYAYSETFGQSSSFVRENGKDLPTNVQKLLLKRLDLTIEDETVARAALFADGPDMLEQIEFVKTPLAVNPLYITAGIQNPLAHEIISAFNKGLEVIKANGTYDRIFKKYGVERSVR; via the coding sequence ATGAGAATAGCGTTGCGTTTGGCTACGGCTTGTCTGGTCATGTCCCTGACGCTGGCCGCCCACGCCCTGACGTTCCGCGCAGCGAGCGATCCTTACCCACCCTATGGTGACCCCAAGCATCCCGATGGCGGCTTGGGCATCGAGATCATCCGCGCGGCCTTCAAGACGCAGGGCCACGACATGACGATGGAGTATGTGCCTTGGGCCCGGGCCGAAGCGGGCGTCAAGAACGGGACCTACGACATCCTCCCCTTCACATGGCGAACGGATGCCCGAGAGAAAGTGCTGCTGTTCAGCGCCCCGTTTGCCGTGGGCCATGTCCGCTTCATCAAGCGCAAGGGCGACCCCTTCAATTTTCAGGGAATGGAAAGCCTGGAGGGCAAGCGCATCGGCGTTATCCAAGGATATGCGTACAGCGAAACCTTCGGGCAGTCCAGCAGCTTCGTGCGGGAGAACGGGAAAGACCTCCCCACCAACGTCCAGAAGCTCCTGCTAAAGCGCCTGGACCTGACCATCGAAGACGAAACCGTGGCTCGCGCGGCCCTTTTTGCAGACGGCCCCGACATGCTGGAACAGATTGAATTCGTGAAAACGCCTCTGGCAGTCAACCCCCTCTACATCACCGCGGGAATACAAAACCCGTTGGCTCACGAAATCATCAGTGCCTTCAACAAGGGGCTGGAGGTCATCAAAGCCAATGGCACGTATGACCGGATCTTCAAAAAATATGGCGTAGAGCGTTCTGTACGCTGA
- a CDS encoding LysR family transcriptional regulator ArgP translates to MLESTLLATVAAVVREGSFERAARVLHITPSAVSQRIRQMEERVGAVLIVRGQPCTATEAGARICRHADSVAMLEHDLRRDLPALAPEDAQAEHTTIRIAINADSLSTWFVTAMRDFCAQSQVLLDVAVDDQDQTNEWLRRGHVLAAVTSHAKAVQGCKVRKLGTLRYCATASPAFMQQHFAGGVNADTLARAPSIVFDRNDRLQERWVRRQLRRDVMLPAHRLPSSQAFVDAALADVGWGMNPLLSVQEHMDKRRLVELVPGRALDVPLYWQVAQQPLPELERLTRSVVAAAGQALL, encoded by the coding sequence ATGCTGGAATCCACATTGCTTGCCACTGTCGCCGCTGTGGTGCGCGAAGGCAGCTTCGAGCGCGCCGCGCGGGTACTGCACATCACGCCGTCGGCGGTGTCACAGCGCATCCGCCAGATGGAAGAGCGGGTGGGGGCGGTGCTTATCGTGCGGGGGCAGCCTTGCACCGCTACCGAGGCAGGTGCCCGCATCTGCCGCCACGCGGATTCGGTGGCCATGCTGGAGCACGATCTGCGGCGTGACCTGCCGGCCTTGGCCCCGGAAGACGCGCAAGCCGAGCACACCACCATCCGCATTGCCATCAATGCAGACAGCCTGAGTACCTGGTTCGTGACTGCCATGCGCGACTTCTGCGCGCAGAGCCAGGTGCTGCTGGATGTGGCGGTGGACGATCAGGACCAGACCAACGAATGGCTGCGCCGTGGCCATGTGTTGGCCGCGGTGACCTCGCACGCCAAGGCGGTGCAGGGCTGCAAAGTGCGCAAGCTGGGCACCTTGCGCTATTGCGCCACGGCCTCGCCTGCCTTCATGCAACAGCACTTCGCCGGGGGGGTGAATGCCGACACCCTGGCCCGCGCACCCAGTATCGTGTTTGACCGTAACGACCGCCTGCAGGAGCGATGGGTGCGCCGCCAGCTGCGCCGCGATGTGATGCTGCCGGCCCACCGCTTGCCTTCATCGCAGGCTTTTGTGGATGCTGCGCTGGCCGATGTGGGCTGGGGCATGAACCCGCTGCTCTCGGTGCAAGAGCATATGGACAAGCGCCGCCTGGTGGAGCTGGTGCCGGGTCGCGCGCTGGATGTGCCGCTGTATTGGCAAGTCGCCCAGCAGCCCTTGCCGGAACTGGAGCGCCTCACCCGCAGTGTGGTGGCTGCTGCAGGGCAGGCACTGCTCTAG
- a CDS encoding LysE/ArgO family amino acid transporter, whose amino-acid sequence MQEPSAFLATLTTALPSVMTGLTLSLSLIMAIGAQNTFVLRQGLRREHVAAVVAVCALLDITLMTIGVSGLAATLGNYPRALNALALAGAAVVGWYGLSALRRALAPHAMHAQLQGAPQTLRKTVIQVLTISLLNPHVYLDTVILVGAVGAKQAAGTQGWFLVGAGGASALWFITLGFGARLLSPLFERPVAWRVLDLLVAAMMGHIAYSLWSQATVL is encoded by the coding sequence ATGCAAGAACCCTCCGCCTTCCTGGCTACGCTTACCACCGCACTGCCCAGCGTCATGACCGGCCTGACGCTCAGCCTGTCACTCATCATGGCCATCGGTGCCCAAAACACCTTTGTGCTGCGCCAAGGGCTGCGCCGCGAGCATGTGGCTGCGGTGGTGGCCGTATGCGCCCTGCTGGATATCACCTTGATGACCATCGGCGTGAGCGGGCTGGCCGCTACCCTGGGCAACTATCCGCGTGCCTTGAACGCGCTGGCACTGGCCGGCGCTGCCGTGGTGGGCTGGTACGGACTCTCGGCATTGCGCCGGGCGCTGGCACCGCATGCCATGCATGCGCAGCTCCAGGGCGCGCCGCAAACGCTGCGTAAAACCGTCATTCAGGTTTTGACCATCAGCTTGTTGAACCCGCATGTGTATCTGGACACCGTGATTCTGGTGGGTGCGGTCGGTGCCAAGCAGGCTGCCGGCACCCAGGGCTGGTTTCTGGTGGGAGCCGGTGGCGCCAGCGCGCTGTGGTTCATCACCCTGGGCTTCGGCGCGCGGCTTCTCAGCCCGCTGTTTGAACGCCCCGTGGCCTGGCGGGTGCTGGACCTCCTGGTCGCAGCGATGATGGGCCATATCGCCTACAGCTTGTGGTCGCAAGCGACAGTGCTGTAG
- a CDS encoding MAPEG family protein: MNWLDLVTAVAIAQYIWFGVLVGQARGRYGVHAPAVTGHETFERYYRVQMNTLELLVPLVPAMYLAARYWSPVWVAAAGAVYVVGRFIYLRAYVADPKTRALGYSLSALPVLGLLVAVVAGVFMAA; encoded by the coding sequence ATGAATTGGTTGGATCTGGTCACCGCAGTGGCGATCGCGCAGTACATCTGGTTTGGAGTGCTGGTAGGCCAAGCCCGTGGACGTTACGGGGTGCATGCGCCGGCCGTCACCGGCCACGAAACGTTTGAGCGCTATTACCGCGTGCAGATGAATACCCTGGAGCTGCTGGTGCCCCTGGTGCCCGCCATGTACCTGGCGGCGCGCTACTGGTCGCCGGTGTGGGTGGCAGCCGCGGGCGCCGTCTACGTGGTGGGCCGCTTCATCTATTTGCGCGCCTATGTCGCCGACCCTAAAACCCGCGCTTTGGGTTATTCCCTCAGCGCCCTGCCGGTGTTGGGCCTGTTGGTCGCAGTGGTTGCGGGCGTGTTCATGGCAGCTTGA
- a CDS encoding IMPACT family protein: MAHTIAKPSNSELIVKKSRFIGRVQAVADRAAAQKVVADLWAEHPTATHVCWALMAGGHSAAVDDGEPSGTAGRPMLDVLRHQDLEGVLATVVRYYGGVNLGAGGLVRAYTDTVAQALLQAEKVPIVKMQALKCAVPYPLEGRVRRELDAAGATLGEVRHGERVELVFALPAHAAAALVARLNEAGSGQVEWIDQTDAEPAE, encoded by the coding sequence ATGGCGCACACGATAGCAAAACCCAGCAACAGCGAACTCATCGTCAAAAAGAGCCGGTTTATCGGCCGGGTGCAAGCGGTGGCGGATCGCGCTGCAGCGCAAAAGGTGGTAGCGGACTTGTGGGCCGAGCACCCCACCGCCACGCACGTGTGTTGGGCGCTGATGGCGGGTGGGCATTCGGCGGCCGTGGACGACGGTGAGCCTAGCGGCACTGCCGGACGGCCCATGCTGGACGTGCTGCGCCATCAGGATCTGGAAGGAGTGCTGGCCACGGTAGTGCGTTACTACGGTGGCGTGAACCTGGGCGCCGGCGGGCTGGTGCGGGCCTACACCGACACGGTGGCGCAGGCTTTGCTGCAAGCCGAGAAGGTGCCGATTGTGAAAATGCAGGCGCTGAAGTGCGCGGTGCCTTACCCTCTGGAAGGCCGCGTGCGCCGCGAGCTGGACGCTGCGGGTGCCACCTTGGGTGAGGTGCGCCATGGCGAGCGGGTGGAGCTGGTGTTCGCGCTGCCCGCCCACGCTGCTGCTGCTTTGGTGGCCCGCCTCAACGAGGCGGGTAGCGGGCAAGTGGAATGGATAGACCAGACCGATGCAGAACCGGCAGAGTGA
- a CDS encoding TetR family transcriptional regulator: MARRTKEEALATRELILDAAERVFHQRGVSRTSLQEIAKDAGLTRGAIYWHFENKGELFHAMMERVTLPMMARLTEITQDDEARPLDKIRRNTATALRQVANDAQVRRVFEIAMQKVEYVDEMQEMQQRKISGRNECMDDMQRLLQIAQQLGHIKADAHLRNATIGLFALVGGIKYNWLLDPEAFDLEAVGLATLDAYLAGLKTSPVV, from the coding sequence ATGGCCCGCCGCACCAAAGAAGAAGCCTTAGCCACCCGCGAACTGATCCTAGACGCTGCTGAACGCGTGTTTCACCAGCGCGGGGTTTCGCGCACTTCCTTGCAGGAAATTGCCAAGGACGCGGGTCTGACCCGGGGCGCGATTTATTGGCATTTTGAGAATAAGGGCGAGCTCTTTCACGCCATGATGGAGCGGGTCACCCTGCCGATGATGGCCCGCTTGACCGAAATCACCCAGGACGACGAAGCCCGGCCACTGGACAAAATCCGCCGCAATACCGCTACCGCCTTGCGCCAGGTTGCCAACGATGCACAAGTTCGCCGCGTATTTGAAATCGCGATGCAGAAGGTGGAGTACGTCGATGAAATGCAGGAGATGCAGCAGCGCAAGATCAGCGGCCGCAACGAGTGCATGGATGACATGCAGCGCCTGCTCCAGATCGCCCAACAGTTGGGCCATATCAAGGCCGACGCACACCTGCGCAACGCCACCATTGGCCTGTTTGCGCTGGTGGGGGGCATCAAATACAACTGGCTGCTGGACCCGGAGGCCTTTGACCTCGAAGCTGTGGGCTTGGCTACGCTGGACGCCTACCTGGCCGGCTTGAAGACTTCGCCGGTGGTGTGA
- a CDS encoding efflux RND transporter periplasmic adaptor subunit: MSLFRQTQGASPALSSGRVALLAIPLAVALVACGAKDGAQGAGGPPGGGMPPAEVGVVTVSSQVVALQSELPGRVSALRVAQVRARVSGVVLQRAFREGSEVKAGQVLYQLDSAPYRAAFESAQATVVKAQATLAQATAQVERNKALVEANAISKQEFTTLQTAQRQAEADLGVAKAAVETARINLAYATITAPISGRIGQSSVTEGALVGASDTTALATIQQTNSVYVNFTQSSTEVLRLRKAIASKQLRASGDGSVPVRIVLEDGSELPKAGKLLFSDLTVDATSGQITLRAEVPNADGLLLPGQYVRVRLSQAELPSGIMVPQQAVTRTNQGDTVLVVGEGGKPGPRPVKLGGNAINNQWVILDGLKEGDQVIVDGFQKMMVPGAPVKPVPWTPGAAPAGAPGASASASASAPAAAASAAAK; this comes from the coding sequence ATGTCGCTGTTCCGTCAGACCCAGGGTGCCTCACCCGCTCTCTCCTCCGGCCGTGTGGCCTTGTTGGCCATTCCATTGGCTGTAGCCCTGGTGGCCTGCGGCGCCAAAGACGGCGCTCAGGGCGCCGGCGGCCCGCCCGGTGGCGGCATGCCCCCTGCTGAAGTCGGTGTAGTGACCGTGTCCAGCCAAGTGGTGGCTTTGCAGTCGGAGTTGCCCGGCCGCGTCAGCGCCCTGCGCGTGGCCCAAGTGCGCGCCCGGGTAAGTGGCGTGGTGCTGCAACGTGCCTTCCGCGAAGGCAGCGAAGTAAAAGCCGGCCAGGTGCTGTACCAACTGGACTCTGCCCCCTACCGCGCTGCGTTCGAGAGCGCCCAAGCTACCGTGGTGAAAGCCCAGGCCACGCTGGCGCAAGCCACCGCCCAAGTGGAGCGCAACAAGGCGCTGGTAGAAGCCAACGCCATCAGCAAGCAGGAATTCACCACCCTGCAAACCGCCCAGCGTCAGGCAGAAGCCGATCTGGGTGTGGCCAAAGCCGCAGTGGAGACCGCGCGCATCAACCTGGCTTACGCCACCATCACGGCCCCCATCTCCGGTCGCATCGGCCAATCGTCCGTGACCGAGGGTGCACTGGTAGGAGCCTCTGACACCACTGCCCTGGCCACCATTCAGCAGACCAACTCGGTCTACGTGAACTTCACCCAGTCCAGCACCGAAGTGCTGCGCCTGCGCAAAGCCATTGCCTCCAAGCAATTGCGCGCTTCGGGCGACGGCTCAGTGCCGGTGCGCATCGTGCTGGAAGACGGCAGCGAGCTGCCCAAGGCCGGCAAGCTGCTGTTCAGCGACCTGACAGTGGACGCCACCAGCGGCCAGATCACCCTGCGCGCCGAAGTGCCCAACGCCGACGGCCTGCTGTTGCCAGGCCAGTACGTGCGCGTGCGCTTGTCCCAGGCAGAGCTGCCCTCCGGCATCATGGTTCCGCAGCAAGCGGTGACCCGCACCAACCAGGGCGACACCGTGCTGGTGGTCGGCGAAGGCGGCAAGCCCGGCCCGCGCCCCGTGAAGCTCGGTGGCAATGCCATCAACAACCAGTGGGTGATTCTGGACGGCTTGAAAGAAGGCGACCAGGTCATCGTGGACGGCTTCCAGAAAATGATGGTGCCCGGCGCCCCCGTGAAGCCCGTGCCATGGACTCCCGGTGCCGCACCCGCTGGCGCCCCGGGCGCATCCGCATCCGCATCCGCTTCCGCCCCCGCTGCAGCCGCATCTGCAGCTGCCAAATAA